TAAATTGACTTTAAGGACTGAAGAAGTTGCATATGCATCTTTTAAGGTCTGTGGCAGCAAAATGAAGACATCCATATTTCCCCTTTACTTTCCAATCTGCCATTTCATGTCTTTAGGCACTGTTTTTATACTGTTATATtgcaaatgcaaatatttaataaaactttttatAGGCTTGAATACAATTCTAAGCATTTAAATTTCCCTGTAATTCAGTAAAACTATAAACCCATTAAACAGTATTTGCACCAAAATCAACCTGACAATCCCCATAACAAGCACTTCCAACCCAGTCTCTTGTTTCAAGGATGCTTCCAAAGTCCTCACATCCCCTGAAGAACATTTTGACATTAACAACCAAAGTTTTCAGCTTCGCTAAAACCAAGAGAGACACGGCTGTCATGCAGTTCATCATCCATTCAACTCCACTTCTTGCATAAAGATTTCCCCAAGAATCACCACTAGCTGTACAGAAATGAAGGTGTCAGAACAGGATTTATTTCCTGTGTCATCTCACACCTCTAGGACAAAGAATGATCTTCCCCAGCTCTCTAATTTGGTGCTTACTTCCAAAGAGAAAGGCAATGGGAAAAAcattgtcacagacatcctttatgaaaaatcctttctttaggatttttcctcctgagaagctgagaggcctcaggatcaaaatgtaagcaatggttatctgctgctgctgtggaatacaACAGGTAGATCTGTGACTGGCTCACAttagatgtttgtaattaatggccaatcacagtcagctggctctgACAGAGAaccgagccacaaacctttgttatcatttttcttattctattcatagctagccttctgatgaaacttcttcttctattctttcagtatagttttaatgtaatatatatcataaaataataaagcaagCATTCTGAAATAAAGTGAGATGCTCGTCTCCTCCCCAATccgaaaacccctgtgaacactgtcacacattAATAATTGCAATCAAAATGAGTTAGCAGACAGTTCTCCAGATAAACTGGACAGCCGACCCAAAGACAATCACCTGGAacccctggcagtgcagcagagccagccctgaggAATTAGGCACACAGTTTTTTCTCAATCACACCACTCAGTGAAGGCAAGCAATTAGGATGAGAATAAATAATGGATTTTGCAGACAAAATTACAGTGTGTAACAACCTCGTCCTACCTGAGCAGTGGTCACAGCCAGCAGAAACTGAAGATCCTTAAGATAAAATCCTTGCTGCTAAGAGTTACAGGAGCCACGGAGGGACATGGATGGTCAGGCTCAGTGACAAGGCCAAGGGAACTCTGTGCAGGCCTCCTCCCCTGCTTTGACCAAGTCTACAAGTGGAGTCTCTCTAAGCTGGTAAACTCCAAAGTTAAAGTTGGATAGAAATGCAGATGACTACACCCTTCACTCAGCAAGGATGGATAAATGACAAGATAAGGAAAGcctggctaaaaaaaaaatcacaaaaaacaCTTAAACCTTCCCAGGCTCCCCTACTGCATTTCACTGATTTCTTCCATATTTggtaaataaatatgtaaacaGCAACACcgaaaatctaaaataaaaggCTTTATTTTCTCCAAACAGTAgttgttttcccttctttttttaaaaaaaaatagtcttttAACACTTTCAACATTTgtcaataaaatgaaaatatacaaCAACCATGTAATTCAACATATTTTCTTCTACTTCAAAAATATATGCATCCTTTACATCAAAAGCACACATTGATTACTTACAACACAAAAGCTTCATGGCTGCACAACCCAGAGGGCTCTCACACAAACATGAACACACTTGTGTGCGCAAGAAAGGCAGCACACAACTGGTGAACTGTTTTTTCAGGTGGTAACACTTCAAAGCCTTTGTTTTAAGGATTTTTAGCAGGGAAAAGCTGGCAAATCCCAGCAACTGCATGTTATGAGCCTCTCGTGGCTGGTGGAAGTTTCCTGCATTTAAATGTCTCCTAAAGGTTCTGCTTGTTACAAGCCCAAGTGTCTACAGCCACTGGCTAATTCTTTTAGCAAATTTCATTCTCGAGAATTGAGCTCAGCTTTGGACCCATAAGAAGTCACAAGAGAGGGCTTGATGGCAATCCAAATTATTGCCTGAAGAGTAAGCAATGAACAGCCAGAGGCTGAGCACTGCTCTGGCATAAACAGCTCCATTTGATCCTTCTGTCAAGTGACTGAAGTGCACAAAGAACTGGAACTCAGGATATCAGCATGGCATTCACAAAACAGCTGCAAGAATGAGATGGAGAAACCATTATCAGGCTTTGGCAAGGAAATTTTCATCTCAGCCCTCACTCACTGAAGTGCTAAAGAAGAGGCTGATATTCAAAGGCTACGAGGTGAAAATTCAGAGGCTCTTGTTTAAGAATGGTAAATGGGGCCATGTACCCATAACCACCACCACTTCATACCATCCAAAATGGTAAGGCAAGTTACACAGGATTTCCCCCACATCACCAACTGTAAATTAAAGGGATGTCAAAAGACAGTTTTTAGGAATGGTAATGGGAGGCTCTGAGGCTTATGCTCACATGTCAGCACTTGCTTCCATTGAATCAAATATGCCATGTTATTCTGCATCCTGAAACATGCAACTCAGTGGCCACAAACCAAGGTCtggctttcttttctcctaTTTCCTACAGATACAATATGGTGCACCTAGGATTGATAGCTCAAAACATCCTGCCAGCACCCTCAATGTCACACCAGTTTTGCATTAATGTTACCTTCACATTAACAGTGTTTTTAACACCTTCTGCCTGCCTGTGAAACAAGGTCTAGCAGCAGCAACTCACACAGTTCTAGAGTTATTTTAAAGTGGAATGTCACTAGTCATTCGCTGCTGCTGAGCTTGCACAATCAGGTGGAGCTGTCTCTTTGCAATGGCCGTGTTTAAATCCCACAGAAACTCCAACAGCTTGCCCTGGAGGAGAATCTCCATGGGCACGAACTGCAGAACCTGCTGGGGAGAGTCTGTGTCCAGCAGGGAGCTCATGAGAGCGTTCAGGTGCTGCAGGAACTCCGCCACGGGCGCGGGGAGGCCTCGGAAGCCCACGCAGAGCAGAGCGGCGCCGCTGCGCAGGGGCTCCCGCGAGGTCGGGCACGCGAACGCCACGCTCCGGAAACAGCAGTGCAGGATGAACACCAGGCCAGCTGTGAAACGTGTCAGGCAGGAGAGAACAGGCAAAACCAAggcatctcctgctgccagctgcgCCAAGGAATGCAGAACACACtccaacagctgctgctggtacTTTGGTTCTCCATCGTACAgcaaagagaagctgaaagTCAGCAGCGTGGCTGCGTCCATGGGCTTTATTTccatgctgggctggctgtCTGTGTCACACAGGGTGGGAAAGCCCACCACAAGGCACTTGAATTGGTCACTACAACTTTCATTTAGGCCTTGCTGATGGCACCTGGCAAGATCAGAAACTTTTGCCAGTATGAGTTCCCCAGGAAGAAATTCACAAGAGTGACAAGGCTGCAGCATTGATCTGCTTTTCAGCCTCCCCCCACCCAACTCCTTCACAGCTTCATTAAGATTTTCTAAGACCTGAACATCACAAAATGGAGAACACTTTACTCTGGGCAATCTTCTTCCTTCCAAAATGTACCAAAAGCTACATTCAAGGTTAGAAAATGATCCTTCCAGAACACACATGTTCCCAGCATTATTTAAACTATGTTCCTCAGCCCAGTGATTCAAATAGCCCTTTGCCACTTTATCACTCCATGTCAGGGTTTCcatcattttcctttcattgtATGTACTAAAGTATTTGTTTCTTTGCCCAAACCATTTTGCATTCATGCTGCAACCAGCCTGGGATTTCTTGACAAGCCAGTTATTTCTGCCAATGGGTTTCAGGTGGAACTTTTGCATGAAGAACTCTACTGCACAGTCTCTTAACTTGTTCAGTTTCACCTGCTCTGCTTCTTCCATGCGCTCAAAAAGACGGATATTCTCAGAGATAGTCTCCACCTGGCACTTGTAGAAGAACATGCAACACTCCTCATGTGTTTTAAGGAATGATTCAGGAAGTGTATGCTGGGAGAAGAGAGCTTTGTTGAGCATTTCTGTTCCAAAGTTCTGTGTCATTTTAGGAAGAAGCAGATGAAGGCTTTCTCTGCCCATATAGCGAAGGCAAACCACATAGGCCTCTGAGTTCCCAGCTTTGCTGGTGGCTGGTTTAAAGACATGGACCTCCTCAAAAGAGCAGttcagcagaaagagcaggTTGATAGAACAGTGCTCAAACAGAGTGAACATCTTCAAAACAAAGGATCCTCCAGTGCCCAGGATCATTAAAGCAGTGACTGTTTCACAGTAATGAAGAGGTGAGACAAGAGCTTCCTGCTCACCTGGATTCCCCTGGCAATCAAAGCTGCCATCAGCAGTTACCAAGTGGACTGTGGCCATATTGCTCACAAAGCTCTGAAGTCCTGTTAGATGTCTTAATGTCATCACATCCCCAGTGTTATCTGGGCCAAAGTACCACCAAGGTAACGTGTTCGCTATCAGACGGTCGTCCATGATCATCATAAGGATGTCGTTGGCTTCATGATAAGGGTTTAGGGTATTAGCTACCCAATTCCAGTGGCAAGGGACATGGTGGGACTTCAAGAAGTGGTTAAGGCTGGCTATAAAAGCTCCAGGCGCTTCACAGAGGTGCACAGAATTCAGTTCTCCATTTTGAAGAGCTTCTTCTGGGAGAAGAGCAAAACTGCACAGGATCTCATGAAATTTGCACCATGCCTGGGTACAGAGCTCAGCATTCACAGATTTCTTCACATGAGATATTATTTTCCCTGCTTTATTGGTAAATGAGGTGTGCTGATGCCAATCCTCCAGGTTCTTATCACTCAGCTGGTTCTTCACTTCATTCATTGAGTCCTTCAGAGCCTGGAGTGAGTGAAATTCCACATGATCACATGTAAAAGCATTGCTGGGATCTGGCAGCTTCCATTCATCGTTCACTGGCTTAGTGTAAGTAAACTTCTTCTCAAAGAGCTTCTCAGTTTCAGAGAGAATTTCAGGACTGAATTTTTCAAGGTTGATCTTCTGGTTAACATTAGGCTGCTTACATTTATCCATTCTTGAGTGGACTCCCAACCTGGAAAACATCAGGGGAGAAGAAACCATGTCATTCCAATCACACCAGTACAGAAataggaaaagctttttgtgaaaaataaaaatgtgtcttGCTTAACACCTATATTCTAGAACAGAGGTAAATGCACCAATGAGGAATGTAAATGAGGGCTATCATTTGAAAATCAGGAGGTTCACCAGTTCAATTGCCCTTCTTGCTATTTACACAGCAAGTGAAGAAGAGTTTGCTGGTGCTTAGCCCTTCACTGACTCTGAATATTCTGCTCACTGTATAGATCTAAACACTTAAATACAAATATCTCTCTCAGTCACAAAAGAGAACACACCACGAGCTCTCCAAATTCAGCAAGTGGCCCAGAAACATTATCATCTGATGATGGCAGTGTTTATCTGAGAGCTCTAAGTATGGAGGGTGGGGAGCCACAAGCAAAGGCATCTTTGAGagggagcacagctgctgctcctccaatTTCCCAAGCAGAAAAAACCATCCCACCTCTTCCACCAGCCCCAGTGTAATGCTGGGGTAGCCCTCATTGGAAACTGCCCCTCAGCTGAagggccctgcagggatgctggacATCAGCCAGTGAGCAAAacctttcccttcctctgctcaGCATTACTGCTCTCTGCCAGATGACTGCAAACCCTTATGCCTTCCTTTAATGACTGAAAAAGCTGTGATAAACCTGAAGTGAGAGGACTTGCTTGCAGCTGTGGTCAATGGGAATACGTGCTTGATGTTAAAGAAGAATGCAGTGCTAAGTGCTGTGGGTAAAGGCCAACAAATACAAGCACACTCCACACAAAGCTGACgaggctgctgcaatctgctcCACTGCCCAGCACAAAGCACACAGCGCACAACTGACAGGCACTAACCAGAAATCAGCCAGCCAGCAATTTATTCTAAACTAAAATGTTCATTTAAGCAAAATAATTCAATCAAAATTACCACTCGGGATAGGAAATCTCTCAGCCTATCTCTTCAACCATCCCTCAAGCCCTCCCATTCCCACAAACGCAAAATACAATGACTTTAAGTGTTACATAACAAGGGAGTTTGAGAAAATATTGGATTAAAACGGAAAGAGCTGAGAAAGTTTGGAAACAATGGCCACCTGCAGCACTTTACTCTTCCTCTCAAACCCATGTAGGGCCTCAAGCCACAGCCCACATCGCTTTGCCCTCATCACCATCAGCCCTCTGAGGAGAAGAGAGGCACAGGgtcacacacacagctgaggTTTCATCTTGCCTTTCCGCAGTTTAAGGCCTTTCAACAGGCAGGTTTAATTTCACTGTCCTCTATGCAGGTGGGCTCTGGCTTTAATCTCATCCTTTCTTGTAGGATGTTCTGGGTAAAGAGGAAAACTGGGGGAAACACAGACCATTGTGCCCTTGACTagtatatttaattttaaacagcAACTATGAGTATGGGCTTTTAATTACAGCTCACCTCAGTGATTCATAGAAgaggtttggaagggaccttaaacacCATCTCAtcccaacccccctgccatggctaAGGGATACCtgccactagaccaggttgctcaaacctccatccaatctggccttggacacttccaggaatggggaagccacagcttctctgggcaacctgtacCTGGCCCttgccaccctcacagggaagaatttcttcctaacatccaaTCTAAATGTCTCTTCTTTTAGATCAAAAACGTTCCTCCTTGCCCCACCACTATCTGCCCAGGTAAAATGTCACCCTCCTTTCATATAAGCCTCTTTTAAGTACTGGAAGGGGCTCCAAGAGCTCCCCAGAGCATTCTGCAAGGCTGAACAACGCCAGCTCTTAGCTTGTCCCAGAGGTGCTACGGCCAACATACTAACAAGCCCAACCCTAAATCCAGGCTCACTCAGCACATAGCAAGAACAGGCAAGCGCCTGCTTTCTCATCTTCATTTCCAGACCCCTTCCGGCCAGGACCGGGCTCTGGGCTCGCCCCACCGCGCAGCTCCTCACCCATCCCCGCGCTCCGCTCCCCGCCTCAGCGCGGCCCGGCCGCCTCCCTCCGCCCCGGCCGCTCGTAGCGCCGCGCCCGCCCGAGGCGCCTCCCCGCGCCGCCCGCTCCCTACGCGAGGCCGCGGCGGCAGCGCGGCCTGGAGCCGCTCCCGCTCTTACCCGGCGGGAGCGCGCCCAGCCCGGCCCCTCGCCCGCCCGGCACGCCCTCTGCTCGGGGGGCACCGCCCTGCCCCGGGCCGGGAGGGCTCTCGCCGCTCCGGCTTTGCCATCAGTGGCGGGGGAGGCTGGCAGCCGGagtgggtgaggagcagcagagtcccgggcgggcggcagcgcggcTCCTCGGCTCCATCTCCCAAACAGGAGCCCAAGCGCGGCTgtttctcaggaggaaaaggagcagtGGAGCCGCCTCCGAGCAGCGGGGCAGCCCGGCAGGACGGCGGTGCTGGAAGGCTGGAAGTTACCCGCGCAGCACTTACCAGCGCTAGCGCTGACAGGTTgctcaggaggaaaagaggagaaaggctGTATGGGGATGTGTGGCCACCCGCTGGAGAGGCAGCGCTGGGGCTCAGCGCCCTGGGTGCTTTTTGCCGACGCCCTGGGCCgcctgccctgggagcctgaGCCCGGTGCGATCatctcacagccctgcagggaccgCGGCTCAGCAGTGATGCTCCTCCAGAGCTTGCTTTGCCCTCTGGAACCCATAAGGAGACTCTTCACTGAGTAACCCACCTTGCTGCCCTTTCTAAATCCCCGGGAGACTTGTTACACCCGGCTTGGGTTAGCAGGAGGCAAGAGCCTTGAAATATTAACAGAGTCATAGTGAGCATCACTGAGCATCCAttgcagcatccctggaaaCACACAGACGCTTTAGACAGCAAAACAGCATCTAATCTGCACACAGGAGCAGAAAGGTCAAAGCGTATTCATTATTACAGTAAACAGCAGGTGCAAGTTGCTTTTGAGACTTTAAATATTATGGGGATTTTCCTATATGCAGGTTCAGGAGCTTGGCACTCCCCAACCCTTCTGGGAACAAATAGCCAACAATGGAGCATGAGTAAGCAGAAATCCTTTTGCTTTAATATGAGGCTTCCTGCTATTGATTTTTGCACTTTCACATACTCTTCATGAAGCTCAATCCAGTCCTACGCCAGAAGTAGTTTTGCTACAGAAATTCAGTGCTATCAGTACTAAGCACTCCAGAACTGATAACTTGGGAAAATTTTGCTCAAAGCCCagtaactgaaaataaaaaaaaccctttactGGTCCATCTTAAGGATATAATAATGTATACATAAGGAATCTTTTCTCCCACTCTAGGTACATGAGAGAATTTGTATGTTAAAGTCATAACTGAAGACAGGGATCTATAATCAGACAACTTTCCTCCCCTCTTTTAATCTACTTGCTTGGTTTCTAAAATGAAGCAATATTACTACAAAATACAATCTTAAGTATAGAAAAAGTCCAGTGCTACTTATAAACACGAATACAGGACAAAACTCTATAAATCTcttgagaggggaaaaaaagagagaatgtCTTTTTCAAGCCAAATCCTGTCATATTGACCCCTAATAGTGGTGTAACAAAATGGTACTTATTGGCTGCCTCATCAGAAAGAAGTTTTACCTAATGAGAAACAGCTGAGATGCAGATGGAAGATTTCTGTCTCAGTGCCTCTTCACCCTTTGACTGGCCTGTTTGAAGATCACCTTTACTTAACCAAGATTTTCTGCTATGTAAAAGTagagggagagctggggcaAATGAATGAAAGCAAGTGGGCAGCTGGTGAGGTGTGGAGCTGAGGGTGTGGTGGGTTCTCCAGTGCCTGGTCTGGTCTCTGTTGACAATACAGGGCACACAGTGATGGCATTGCTAAAATTTTATCCTTAGCTCTTGAGACTTTAAAGTTAGTGGGGAGGTCAAAGGTATGTTATAGTCtgaaatgtttgtgtttgtaGTAAAAGCCTGAGCAGAGCTTTGCTTTAGTTTTGGCTTTCTCACTGATATTTCCAGTGGTGCTGGGATGTTTTGGTTGCCTTCCTTCTGTTGTTTCTGCATACTCACACACCAGCCACAAGGTGTACACTGGCTGACTTCTGTGGGCCATAGGTAATTAAAGCATTGAGTTTAAGGGTtgattctttttaatttcttacacACATCACTTTTCACATGTTCTTGAGTGCTTGGATAACACTACCAAAAGAACAGCTACAATTCAGCTCGTGGGGCAAAGTGGTCTCTAAGCAAGGCTTGACCTTTGCATTTCTACCCTGCCAGGCTTTTACTGGAGCTTGCAGCTTCTCAGTGTCACGCTCCCCTGGACTCCTGGAGATAAGGCTCTTCCAAATCACAGGAGAGAACAATTCATCACTGAGTGCATGACAGCACAAGAGTCCTAGCTGAAGTAAATGTGATTGAATAGCACGCTTAAGAAAAATGTGAtgctttttctgaaattaaactTTCAACTCAGCTTGTGAGCTTCAGGATCCTTCTATGTTTTCTGAAATCTCTTCAAGTTAAAGCAGAAATTTGAGTAGACACTTATGTCTTATGCAAAATAATCTCTCTTTTTTGctattgttgttgtttggtttggtttctttggtCCATGTAAGATACTTAAAATGAGAACCTAGCactttctttcttcctgcatTAGCCCTGCTTCTATGGAGCTAAACTTTTATCAGCTGATCTTCAGCTGCTATTTTTCCAATCAGACTGTATCCTCTGTGCACAGCTGTGGCACCAACAGCCCCAGATGGAAGCATCTGTCTTTAAGGGAATATTGGGCAGTTAAACACAGGAGGTTAAACATCTCATTAAGAGCAAACTAGTCTTGTTTATgcccctgatttttttttttcttttgtagatATATGTTATAACTCTGCTATGTGATGGAGCTGGGGAAATGCTGGGGTGTTTGGGAGCTCTTTCCATCATACTGAATGTGTGCAGGGAGTTATCTGGGAAGACTATGCTGAGCCATGGAAGAAACTTCCATAGATTCCATGGGATACCCAGTACTTCTCACCCTGCTTCTAAAGATCAGTCCCAAACCCACATAATTTTGCACCACATCTCGCTGTGGTTTTATCTATCACTGTGCTGGATGCAAGATATTTGTCAATTGGGATGATAACATTGGTGTGGCAGAGCAGTTGAGAGAAGGCTCTCAGTCAGACATGAGAAGAATTACCCACAGTGATTATGTGGATGATTATGATTAGATTTATTGCTAATAGAGTATCTAAATTAAACAGTGTGGTATGTAAATCACAGCACTCTTGTCTGTTGCAGTGGTGCACAATGCTGGGACAGCTGGTTGCCCTTAATGAGGTGGATTTCCATGACCTTGGGGACTGATCTGTAAGGGTcattcttctgctgcttctggctTGCAGTCCAAAGTCAGGCAGatttttgtttcactttcatCACCAGAGGAATTGCAGCCACTATCTGCTACAAGGAAAGTGAGTTGGGAAACTCCAGTAAACAATGTCTGACGTAGCCAGTTGGTAAAATGACGTACAGTTTTCTAACCTTTGcttctttaaacaaaaaatcactgaaagggAAAACCTATCAACTGCTCAATAATGTGTTATTATTGCACCACACACAAGATAATGAGGAAGCATTGATCCTGTTGGAACAGCACAAATACATCCTGACAGACCACAACTACCAGTAATTGTACGTTCACCTACTGACCTCCAGAAATCAGTGTTTTCcagagggggctgtggggaaaCAAGGACATGGTCCTGAGACCTAGTGAAAGGTCTGGCATTTCACTGTGTGAAAGTATTATCAATTATTGAAGAGGAAACCAGACCACAGAACAGGATAAACTTTGGTCCTGTGTTGTTTTGATATGTGACCTTCCTAAGGAGAATTTGTATTCTTCATATGGAGAAGCATCTTGGagccccaggccagcagctggcTGTGGTGCCAGGATATGAACTGCATTTACCTGTGTTGAATAGGGAAATATATCTATTGTCAAGGATTCTTAGTGCTACATGGAGCTGTGTTGTATAATTCAATTATCTGAGAATTGTTTTCTTATGTGACAGGCCCGAAAGCATTTCTTCCTTATCCTTTATAATTTTTAGTTCAAGTTATTTGTGTTTATTGTAGACCACAGGGGTACCTGGCCTTTTTTAGTCTCCAGTCCACCAGGATCTGTGGTTTCTTTTCCACTTATTCTCACTAAGGATTGTTTCAGCCCTCCACTACACTTTCCCCTGATTTTTTGCCTGCCTCAAAGCACTTCCACATTGAAAAGCCCATCCTTTCATCCCAAGCCTGACATACTGCTGATCCCTGGTTGTGCTCTTTGTATCCCTTCAGAAGGTTCAACTCCTTTCCCTCAAATCCCCAAATAATCCTTTTTATACTCTTTCTAAGTTCCTTGCCACAGGTGCTTTTGCTTCCACAAACTCCTATGGCCACAACTGCAATCTTACCCTTTGCTATTTGATCCATCTCCCAGAGCTGGAAGATGGAAGTGTTGGCTGGTATTAGGACATCTCTGCTCTTTTACTGATTTCTGTGGTGTCATTTATTCACAGGTTTTGTCAAGTTGCTTCCTCTTCCTGCCTGAGTCTTACAAAGATGGTGAGGTTTTACAGAGCAGGCATGTAATTTGTGAGTGCTGTGGCTGCTTCCCTCCCAGTAAACATCATAAACCCTTTACATTTACTGATCTGTCCTAAAACCTTTTTCCCACTGCCCTCACAGGAGGGCTATTTGGGACTGCACATTTTGGCCAGCTGGAAGCTTTTTTCTGATGTCTGGCCTAACTGAACACGCATCTCCTCAGTTTCCTGCTGCTTGTCTTAAGTTTCTGCATCTCTCCTGCCTCCATGGCAACATTTTCAGGCTGTCATGGAAGCATTGCTTTGCTCTCATTTTGCTCAGCTAACCATGACAGGCTCTTTGAACGTCTGGTTTTCTGTTCCCCTGGCCAGCCCTTTGCTGCATTCACTGTGGTCAGAGGTCTCTTTCCTGTCAATGTACAATGAGCAGTATGCTCACCACTCCAGGCAGAGCTTGTTAGAGATTGTTATTAAAATGATCTGTTGAGGAATAACTTTTCTGGTATATAATTCAATTTTATCTCCCTTTCTTGTGGCTAGTAACACTCCAGTGGCTGTCTGGCTAGCCAGTGTATAATGAGTTTCCCAAACAAAGCCTTTCCAAATTGCTGCAAAATTCCTGATTAATTCTTGGCAGTAATTTTTAATCAAACCTGGAGCGTGTGCTTTGGGTAGTCAGCAGAAAAGCTGATCTTTCCAAAATTTAGCCATTTCACCTTGCTCTAAAACACTGAGGCAGAATCCTGGCTTTTTTAAGTGTGAGAG
This portion of the Ammospiza nelsoni isolate bAmmNel1 chromosome 13, bAmmNel1.pri, whole genome shotgun sequence genome encodes:
- the CMTR2 gene encoding cap-specific mRNA (nucleoside-2'-O-)-methyltransferase 2 isoform X1: MDKCKQPNVNQKINLEKFSPEILSETEKLFEKKFTYTKPVNDEWKLPDPSNAFTCDHVEFHSLQALKDSMNEVKNQLSDKNLEDWHQHTSFTNKAGKIISHVKKSVNAELCTQAWCKFHEILCSFALLPEEALQNGELNSVHLCEAPGAFIASLNHFLKSHHVPCHWNWVANTLNPYHEANDILMMIMDDRLIANTLPWWYFGPDNTGDVMTLRHLTGLQSFVSNMATVHLVTADGSFDCQGNPGEQEALVSPLHYCETVTALMILGTGGSFVLKMFTLFEHCSINLLFLLNCSFEEVHVFKPATSKAGNSEAYVVCLRYMGRESLHLLLPKMTQNFGTEMLNKALFSQHTLPESFLKTHEECCMFFYKCQVETISENIRLFERMEEAEQVKLNKLRDCAVEFFMQKFHLKPIGRNNWLVKKSQAGCSMNAKWFGQRNKYFSTYNERKMMETLTWSDKVAKGYLNHWAEEHSLNNAGNMCVLEGSFSNLECSFWYILEGRRLPRVKCSPFCDVQVLENLNEAVKELGGGRLKSRSMLQPCHSCEFLPGELILAKVSDLARCHQQGLNESCSDQFKCLVVGFPTLCDTDSQPSMEIKPMDAATLLTFSFSLLYDGEPKYQQQLLECVLHSLAQLAAGDALVLPVLSCLTRFTAGLVFILHCCFRSVAFACPTSREPLRSGAALLCVGFRGLPAPVAEFLQHLNALMSSLLDTDSPQQVLQFVPMEILLQGKLLEFLWDLNTAIAKRQLHLIVQAQQQRMTSDIPL
- the CMTR2 gene encoding cap-specific mRNA (nucleoside-2'-O-)-methyltransferase 2 isoform X2; the protein is MDKCKQPNVNQKINLEKFSPEILSETEKLFEKKFTYTKPVNDEWKLPDPSNAFTCDHVEFHSLQALKDSMNEVKNQLSDKNLEDWHQHTSFTNKAGKIISHVKKSVNAELCTQAWCKFHEILCSFALLPEEALQNGELNSVHLCEAPGAFIASLNHFLKSHHVPCHWNWVANTLNPYHEANDILMMIMDDRLIANTLPWWYFGPDNTGDVMTLRHLTGLQSFVSNMATVHLVTADGSFDCQGNPGEQEALVSPLHYCETVTALMILGTGGSFVLKMFTLFEHCSINLLFLLNCSFEEVHVFKPATSKAGNSEAYVVCLRYMGRESLHLLLPKMTQNFGTEMLNKALFSQHTLPESFLKTHEECCMFFYKCQVETISENIRLFERMEEAEQVKLNKLRDCAVEFFMQKFHLKPIGRNNWLVKKSQAGCSMNAKWFGQRNKYFSTYNERKMMETLTWSDKVAKGYLNHWAEEHSLNNAGNMCVLEGSFSNLECSFWYILEGRRLPRVKCSPFCDVQVLENLNEAVKELGGGRLKSRSMLQPCHSCEFLPGELILAKVSDLARCHQQGLNESCSDQFKCLVVGFPTLCDTDSQPSMEIKPMDAATLLTFSFSLLYDGEPKYQQQLLECVLHSLAQLAAGDALVLPVLSCLTRFTAGLVFILHCCFRSVAFACPTSREPLRSGAALLCVGFRGLPAPVAEFLQHLNALMSSLLDTDSPQQLFCECHADILSSSSLCTSVT